In the genome of Drosophila yakuba strain Tai18E2 chromosome 3R, Prin_Dyak_Tai18E2_2.1, whole genome shotgun sequence, one region contains:
- the LOC6538242 gene encoding basic proline-rich protein isoform X5, with protein MYSTAKDRSSSSQEVSPQDYPVQQQRAQSKSEYGVDSESVDRPSQPAQDYVPSKSTDSSVEPKKEPLRTQLNTGYSNSNTTLDSSDSVSKQQLRSQPIPEYQSNAYEAPRDERSQLQPQRSQPAADYSVYERQQRPPPSTIDYTTGYNAPPPPAPKDRTTLSRSNSRPTLSLNPKLQTLPNPEYVRPPPQNFVLPPQMRAAVGPPQPRPPFAGARPMVGMGPRPPMPPNMAARPPPLRTTDSKSNLLMGPPMRPGMPPQLNMQQARLPNAGGQLSPPGQGPPRPPGGFPWNPAGAPGMPPGAPGMPPGARPPQNMTRPPPPTFARPPPGQPLQAPFNRAPFNQPPMQPQPQQQQQPQPPQQLQMQQQQQQQHMQQQQQQLRPLSAASAHNNNDDDDDVVMGPAVTPLKSFNPRPDPMGEPLLEDMEPPFETSSPAGESKKGLGFKGDNDSGVDESTQEKDRNGPNSPSSPVKTPTSTSSKPDKSGTSRPPSATPSNKSAPKSRSASKNRLLLKTPEPEPVKKVPMNKVQVGHAPSPNLKAVRSKIGSLDNATYKPGGGHVKIESKKIDIKAAPRIEAKNDKYMPKGGEKKIVTTKLQWNAKSKIGSLENAAHKPGGGDKKIETLKMDFKDKAKPKVGSTANVKHQPGGGDIKSPLPSMTASGADENLNQQS; from the exons ATGTATAGCACGGCAAAGGATCGCTCCAGCTCCAGCCAGGAGGTTTCTCCACAGGATTAcccagtgcagcagcagcgcgcTCAGTCCAAGTCCGAGTACGGCGTGGATTCCGAATCTGTAGATCGTCCTTCGCAACCCGCCCAGGACTATGTGCCTTCCAAGTCCACCGATTCATCTGTGGAACCAAAGAAAGAACCGCTAAGAACTCAGTTAAACACAGGCTATTCCAATAGCAACACCACTTTGGATAGCTCAGATTCAGTGTCCAAACAGCAGCTACGATCTCAGCCGATTCCAGAGTACCAGAGCAATGCATATGAGGCACCTAGGGATGAGCGCAGCCAACTGCAGCCACAGAGATCCCAGCCAGCTGCCGATTACTCCGTATACGAACGGCAGCAACGTCCGCCGCCGAGCACAATAGACTACACCACCGGCTATaatgcaccaccaccaccagcacccaAAGATCGCACCACCCTGTCACGCAGCAACTCGCGACCCACCCTCTCACTCAATCCCAAGCTCCAAACTCTACCCAATCCCGAGTATGTGCGACCACCACCACAGAACTTTGTCTTGCCACCGCAGATGCGTGCCGCCGTGGGGCCACCACAGCCGCGTCCACCGTTCGCCGGCGCCAGGCCGATGGTCGGAATGGGACCACGTCCACCCATGCCACCGAACATGGCGGCCAGGCCACCGCCGCTGCGCACCACAGACAGCAAGAGCAATCTGCTGATGGGTCCACCGATGCGGCCGGGCATGCCACCGCAACTCAATATGCAGCAGGCTCGCCTGCCCAATGCCGGCGGACAGCTGAGTCCGCCGGGCCAAGGACCACCAAGGCCACCAGGCGGATTTCCCTGGAATCCAGCCGGGGCACCGGGCATGCCGCCAGGAGCACCTGGCATGCCGCCTGGGGCACGACCTCCGCAGAATATGACGCGACCGCCGCCACCCACTTTTGCACGCCCGCCGCCGGGTCAGCCGCTGCAGGCACCCTTCAATCGAGCGCCCTTCAACCAGCCGCCCATGCAACCGCAAccgcaacaacagcagcaaccacaaccaccacagcagctgcaaatgcagcagcaacagcaacaacagcacatgcaacagcagcagcagcaactacgCCCACTTTCGGCAGCCAGTgcacacaacaacaacgatgacgacgacgacgtgGTCATGGGTCCGGCGGTGACCCCGCTCAAGAGCTTCAATCCCAGGCCCGATCCCATGGGCGAGCCCCTCCTGGAGGACATGGAGCCGCCCTTCGAGACGAGCTCCCCAGCCGGAGAATCCAAAAAGGGGCTCGGCTTTA AGGGTGACAATGACAGCGGCGTGGATGAGTCCACTCAGGAGAAG GATCGCAACGGACCCAACTCGCCCAGTTCGCCCGTGAAAACGCCCACATCGACCTCATCGAAGCCGGACAAGTCGGGCACGTCGCGACCACCGAGTGCCACGCCCTCGAACAAATCAGCACCCAAGTCGCGCAGCGCCTCCAAGAATCGCTTGCTCCTCAAGACCCCCGAACCCGAGCCAGTCAAGAAAG TTCCAATGAACAAGGTACAAGTGGGACATGCGCCTTCGCCCAATCTGAAGGCGGTGCGCTCCAAGATCGGATCCCTGGACAATGCCACCTATAAGCCGGGTGGTGGCCACGTGAAAATCGAGTCCAAGAAGATCGACATCAAGGCGGCACCGCGCATCGAGGCCAAGAACGACAAGTACATGCCAAAGGGCGGCGAAAAGAAG ATAGTTACAACAAAGTTGCAGTGGAACGCCAAGTCCAAAATCGGTTCGCTGGAGAATGCCGCCCACAAGCCGGGAGGCGGGGACAAGAAGATCGAGACCCTGAAGATGGACTTCAAGGACAAGGCCAAGCCGAAGGTCGGCTCGACGGCCAATGTGAAGCATCAGCCGGGTGGCGGAGACATCAAG AGTCCACTACCATCCATGACGGCTTCTGGCGctgatgaaaatttaaatcaacAAAGCTAA
- the LOC6538242 gene encoding microtubule-associated protein tau isoform X1 produces MYSTAKDRSSSSQEVSPQDYPVQQQRAQSKSEYGVDSESVDRPSQPAQDYVPSKSTDSSVEPKKEPLRTQLNTGYSNSNTTLDSSDSVSKQQLRSQPIPEYQSNAYEAPRDERSQLQPQRSQPAADYSVYERQQRPPPSTIDYTTGYNAPPPPAPKDRTTLSRSNSRPTLSLNPKLQTLPNPEYVRPPPQNFVLPPQMRAAVGPPQPRPPFAGARPMVGMGPRPPMPPNMAARPPPLRTTDSKSNLLMGPPMRPGMPPQLNMQQARLPNAGGQLSPPGQGPPRPPGGFPWNPAGAPGMPPGAPGMPPGARPPQNMTRPPPPTFARPPPGQPLQAPFNRAPFNQPPMQPQPQQQQQPQPPQQLQMQQQQQQQHMQQQQQQLRPLSAASAHNNNDDDDDVVMGPAVTPLKSFNPRPDPMGEPLLEDMEPPFETSSPAGESKKGLGFKGDNDSGVDESTQEKDRNGPNSPSSPVKTPTSTSSKPDKSGTSRPPSATPSNKSAPKSRSASKNRLLLKTPEPEPVKKVPMNKVQVGHAPSPNLKAVRSKIGSLDNATYKPGGGHVKIESKKIDIKAAPRIEAKNDKYMPKGGEKKIVTTKLQWNAKSKIGSLENAAHKPGGGDKKIETLKMDFKDKAKPKVGSTANVKHQPGGGDIKDNNPKDIQTQKLEIKAQSKVGSLDNVKHKPGGGEKKIFDDKDYLKNVEHSVALTTPPTQFAAQGRLIATIHLEFGLCNSDCVCNNIFESLFK; encoded by the exons ATGTATAGCACGGCAAAGGATCGCTCCAGCTCCAGCCAGGAGGTTTCTCCACAGGATTAcccagtgcagcagcagcgcgcTCAGTCCAAGTCCGAGTACGGCGTGGATTCCGAATCTGTAGATCGTCCTTCGCAACCCGCCCAGGACTATGTGCCTTCCAAGTCCACCGATTCATCTGTGGAACCAAAGAAAGAACCGCTAAGAACTCAGTTAAACACAGGCTATTCCAATAGCAACACCACTTTGGATAGCTCAGATTCAGTGTCCAAACAGCAGCTACGATCTCAGCCGATTCCAGAGTACCAGAGCAATGCATATGAGGCACCTAGGGATGAGCGCAGCCAACTGCAGCCACAGAGATCCCAGCCAGCTGCCGATTACTCCGTATACGAACGGCAGCAACGTCCGCCGCCGAGCACAATAGACTACACCACCGGCTATaatgcaccaccaccaccagcacccaAAGATCGCACCACCCTGTCACGCAGCAACTCGCGACCCACCCTCTCACTCAATCCCAAGCTCCAAACTCTACCCAATCCCGAGTATGTGCGACCACCACCACAGAACTTTGTCTTGCCACCGCAGATGCGTGCCGCCGTGGGGCCACCACAGCCGCGTCCACCGTTCGCCGGCGCCAGGCCGATGGTCGGAATGGGACCACGTCCACCCATGCCACCGAACATGGCGGCCAGGCCACCGCCGCTGCGCACCACAGACAGCAAGAGCAATCTGCTGATGGGTCCACCGATGCGGCCGGGCATGCCACCGCAACTCAATATGCAGCAGGCTCGCCTGCCCAATGCCGGCGGACAGCTGAGTCCGCCGGGCCAAGGACCACCAAGGCCACCAGGCGGATTTCCCTGGAATCCAGCCGGGGCACCGGGCATGCCGCCAGGAGCACCTGGCATGCCGCCTGGGGCACGACCTCCGCAGAATATGACGCGACCGCCGCCACCCACTTTTGCACGCCCGCCGCCGGGTCAGCCGCTGCAGGCACCCTTCAATCGAGCGCCCTTCAACCAGCCGCCCATGCAACCGCAAccgcaacaacagcagcaaccacaaccaccacagcagctgcaaatgcagcagcaacagcaacaacagcacatgcaacagcagcagcagcaactacgCCCACTTTCGGCAGCCAGTgcacacaacaacaacgatgacgacgacgacgtgGTCATGGGTCCGGCGGTGACCCCGCTCAAGAGCTTCAATCCCAGGCCCGATCCCATGGGCGAGCCCCTCCTGGAGGACATGGAGCCGCCCTTCGAGACGAGCTCCCCAGCCGGAGAATCCAAAAAGGGGCTCGGCTTTA AGGGTGACAATGACAGCGGCGTGGATGAGTCCACTCAGGAGAAG GATCGCAACGGACCCAACTCGCCCAGTTCGCCCGTGAAAACGCCCACATCGACCTCATCGAAGCCGGACAAGTCGGGCACGTCGCGACCACCGAGTGCCACGCCCTCGAACAAATCAGCACCCAAGTCGCGCAGCGCCTCCAAGAATCGCTTGCTCCTCAAGACCCCCGAACCCGAGCCAGTCAAGAAAG TTCCAATGAACAAGGTACAAGTGGGACATGCGCCTTCGCCCAATCTGAAGGCGGTGCGCTCCAAGATCGGATCCCTGGACAATGCCACCTATAAGCCGGGTGGTGGCCACGTGAAAATCGAGTCCAAGAAGATCGACATCAAGGCGGCACCGCGCATCGAGGCCAAGAACGACAAGTACATGCCAAAGGGCGGCGAAAAGAAG ATAGTTACAACAAAGTTGCAGTGGAACGCCAAGTCCAAAATCGGTTCGCTGGAGAATGCCGCCCACAAGCCGGGAGGCGGGGACAAGAAGATCGAGACCCTGAAGATGGACTTCAAGGACAAGGCCAAGCCGAAGGTCGGCTCGACGGCCAATGTGAAGCATCAGCCGGGTGGCGGAGACATCAAG GATAACAACCCCAAGGAT ATCCAAACGCAAAAACTAGAAATTAAGGCACAAAGCAAAGTTGGCTCTTTGGATAATGTAAAGCACAAGCCCGGTGGCGGTGAGAAGAAGATTTTCGATGATAAggattatttgaaaaatgttgaacACTCTGTTGCACTGACAACACCACCAACACAG TTTGCGGCACAAGGGCGCTTGATTGCCACGATCCATCTAGAATTCGGTCTCTGTAACTCAGACTGTGTGTGTAACAATATATTTGAGTCGCTTTTTAAATGA
- the LOC6538242 gene encoding microtubule-associated protein tau isoform X2, with protein MYSTAKDRSSSSQEVSPQDYPVQQQRAQSKSEYGVDSESVDRPSQPAQDYVPSKSTDSSVEPKKEPLRTQLNTGYSNSNTTLDSSDSVSKQQLRSQPIPEYQSNAYEAPRDERSQLQPQRSQPAADYSVYERQQRPPPSTIDYTTGYNAPPPPAPKDRTTLSRSNSRPTLSLNPKLQTLPNPEYVRPPPQNFVLPPQMRAAVGPPQPRPPFAGARPMVGMGPRPPMPPNMAARPPPLRTTDSKSNLLMGPPMRPGMPPQLNMQQARLPNAGGQLSPPGQGPPRPPGGFPWNPAGAPGMPPGAPGMPPGARPPQNMTRPPPPTFARPPPGQPLQAPFNRAPFNQPPMQPQPQQQQQPQPPQQLQMQQQQQQQHMQQQQQQLRPLSAASAHNNNDDDDDVVMGPAVTPLKSFNPRPDPMGEPLLEDMEPPFETSSPAGESKKGLGFKGDNDSGVDESTQEKDRNGPNSPSSPVKTPTSTSSKPDKSGTSRPPSATPSNKSAPKSRSASKNRLLLKTPEPEPVKKVPMNKVQVGHAPSPNLKAVRSKIGSLDNATYKPGGGHVKIESKKIDIKAAPRIEAKNDKYMPKGGEKKIVTTKLQWNAKSKIGSLENAAHKPGGGDKKIETLKMDFKDKAKPKVGSTANVKHQPGGGDIKDNNPKDIQTQKLEIKAQSKVGSLDNVKHKPGGGEKKIFDDKDYLKNVEHSVALTTPPTQSPLPSMTASGADENLNQQS; from the exons ATGTATAGCACGGCAAAGGATCGCTCCAGCTCCAGCCAGGAGGTTTCTCCACAGGATTAcccagtgcagcagcagcgcgcTCAGTCCAAGTCCGAGTACGGCGTGGATTCCGAATCTGTAGATCGTCCTTCGCAACCCGCCCAGGACTATGTGCCTTCCAAGTCCACCGATTCATCTGTGGAACCAAAGAAAGAACCGCTAAGAACTCAGTTAAACACAGGCTATTCCAATAGCAACACCACTTTGGATAGCTCAGATTCAGTGTCCAAACAGCAGCTACGATCTCAGCCGATTCCAGAGTACCAGAGCAATGCATATGAGGCACCTAGGGATGAGCGCAGCCAACTGCAGCCACAGAGATCCCAGCCAGCTGCCGATTACTCCGTATACGAACGGCAGCAACGTCCGCCGCCGAGCACAATAGACTACACCACCGGCTATaatgcaccaccaccaccagcacccaAAGATCGCACCACCCTGTCACGCAGCAACTCGCGACCCACCCTCTCACTCAATCCCAAGCTCCAAACTCTACCCAATCCCGAGTATGTGCGACCACCACCACAGAACTTTGTCTTGCCACCGCAGATGCGTGCCGCCGTGGGGCCACCACAGCCGCGTCCACCGTTCGCCGGCGCCAGGCCGATGGTCGGAATGGGACCACGTCCACCCATGCCACCGAACATGGCGGCCAGGCCACCGCCGCTGCGCACCACAGACAGCAAGAGCAATCTGCTGATGGGTCCACCGATGCGGCCGGGCATGCCACCGCAACTCAATATGCAGCAGGCTCGCCTGCCCAATGCCGGCGGACAGCTGAGTCCGCCGGGCCAAGGACCACCAAGGCCACCAGGCGGATTTCCCTGGAATCCAGCCGGGGCACCGGGCATGCCGCCAGGAGCACCTGGCATGCCGCCTGGGGCACGACCTCCGCAGAATATGACGCGACCGCCGCCACCCACTTTTGCACGCCCGCCGCCGGGTCAGCCGCTGCAGGCACCCTTCAATCGAGCGCCCTTCAACCAGCCGCCCATGCAACCGCAAccgcaacaacagcagcaaccacaaccaccacagcagctgcaaatgcagcagcaacagcaacaacagcacatgcaacagcagcagcagcaactacgCCCACTTTCGGCAGCCAGTgcacacaacaacaacgatgacgacgacgacgtgGTCATGGGTCCGGCGGTGACCCCGCTCAAGAGCTTCAATCCCAGGCCCGATCCCATGGGCGAGCCCCTCCTGGAGGACATGGAGCCGCCCTTCGAGACGAGCTCCCCAGCCGGAGAATCCAAAAAGGGGCTCGGCTTTA AGGGTGACAATGACAGCGGCGTGGATGAGTCCACTCAGGAGAAG GATCGCAACGGACCCAACTCGCCCAGTTCGCCCGTGAAAACGCCCACATCGACCTCATCGAAGCCGGACAAGTCGGGCACGTCGCGACCACCGAGTGCCACGCCCTCGAACAAATCAGCACCCAAGTCGCGCAGCGCCTCCAAGAATCGCTTGCTCCTCAAGACCCCCGAACCCGAGCCAGTCAAGAAAG TTCCAATGAACAAGGTACAAGTGGGACATGCGCCTTCGCCCAATCTGAAGGCGGTGCGCTCCAAGATCGGATCCCTGGACAATGCCACCTATAAGCCGGGTGGTGGCCACGTGAAAATCGAGTCCAAGAAGATCGACATCAAGGCGGCACCGCGCATCGAGGCCAAGAACGACAAGTACATGCCAAAGGGCGGCGAAAAGAAG ATAGTTACAACAAAGTTGCAGTGGAACGCCAAGTCCAAAATCGGTTCGCTGGAGAATGCCGCCCACAAGCCGGGAGGCGGGGACAAGAAGATCGAGACCCTGAAGATGGACTTCAAGGACAAGGCCAAGCCGAAGGTCGGCTCGACGGCCAATGTGAAGCATCAGCCGGGTGGCGGAGACATCAAG GATAACAACCCCAAGGAT ATCCAAACGCAAAAACTAGAAATTAAGGCACAAAGCAAAGTTGGCTCTTTGGATAATGTAAAGCACAAGCCCGGTGGCGGTGAGAAGAAGATTTTCGATGATAAggattatttgaaaaatgttgaacACTCTGTTGCACTGACAACACCACCAACACAG AGTCCACTACCATCCATGACGGCTTCTGGCGctgatgaaaatttaaatcaacAAAGCTAA
- the LOC6538242 gene encoding microtubule-associated protein tau isoform X3 gives MYSTAKDRSSSSQEVSPQDYPVQQQRAQSKSEYGVDSESVDRPSQPAQDYVPSKSTDSSVEPKKEPLRTQLNTGYSNSNTTLDSSDSVSKQQLRSQPIPEYQSNAYEAPRDERSQLQPQRSQPAADYSVYERQQRPPPSTIDYTTGYNAPPPPAPKDRTTLSRSNSRPTLSLNPKLQTLPNPEYVRPPPQNFVLPPQMRAAVGPPQPRPPFAGARPMVGMGPRPPMPPNMAARPPPLRTTDSKSNLLMGPPMRPGMPPQLNMQQARLPNAGGQLSPPGQGPPRPPGGFPWNPAGAPGMPPGAPGMPPGARPPQNMTRPPPPTFARPPPGQPLQAPFNRAPFNQPPMQPQPQQQQQPQPPQQLQMQQQQQQQHMQQQQQQLRPLSAASAHNNNDDDDDVVMGPAVTPLKSFNPRPDPMGEPLLEDMEPPFETSSPAGESKKGLGFKGDNDSGVDESTQEKDRNGPNSPSSPVKTPTSTSSKPDKSGTSRPPSATPSNKSAPKSRSASKNRLLLKTPEPEPVKKVPMNKVQVGHAPSPNLKAVRSKIGSLDNATYKPGGGHVKIESKKIDIKAAPRIEAKNDKYMPKGGEKKIVTTKLQWNAKSKIGSLENAAHKPGGGDKKIETLKMDFKDKAKPKVGSTANVKHQPGGGDIKIQTQKLEIKAQSKVGSLDNVKHKPGGGEKKIFDDKDYLKNVEHSVALTTPPTQSPLPSMTASGADENLNQQS, from the exons ATGTATAGCACGGCAAAGGATCGCTCCAGCTCCAGCCAGGAGGTTTCTCCACAGGATTAcccagtgcagcagcagcgcgcTCAGTCCAAGTCCGAGTACGGCGTGGATTCCGAATCTGTAGATCGTCCTTCGCAACCCGCCCAGGACTATGTGCCTTCCAAGTCCACCGATTCATCTGTGGAACCAAAGAAAGAACCGCTAAGAACTCAGTTAAACACAGGCTATTCCAATAGCAACACCACTTTGGATAGCTCAGATTCAGTGTCCAAACAGCAGCTACGATCTCAGCCGATTCCAGAGTACCAGAGCAATGCATATGAGGCACCTAGGGATGAGCGCAGCCAACTGCAGCCACAGAGATCCCAGCCAGCTGCCGATTACTCCGTATACGAACGGCAGCAACGTCCGCCGCCGAGCACAATAGACTACACCACCGGCTATaatgcaccaccaccaccagcacccaAAGATCGCACCACCCTGTCACGCAGCAACTCGCGACCCACCCTCTCACTCAATCCCAAGCTCCAAACTCTACCCAATCCCGAGTATGTGCGACCACCACCACAGAACTTTGTCTTGCCACCGCAGATGCGTGCCGCCGTGGGGCCACCACAGCCGCGTCCACCGTTCGCCGGCGCCAGGCCGATGGTCGGAATGGGACCACGTCCACCCATGCCACCGAACATGGCGGCCAGGCCACCGCCGCTGCGCACCACAGACAGCAAGAGCAATCTGCTGATGGGTCCACCGATGCGGCCGGGCATGCCACCGCAACTCAATATGCAGCAGGCTCGCCTGCCCAATGCCGGCGGACAGCTGAGTCCGCCGGGCCAAGGACCACCAAGGCCACCAGGCGGATTTCCCTGGAATCCAGCCGGGGCACCGGGCATGCCGCCAGGAGCACCTGGCATGCCGCCTGGGGCACGACCTCCGCAGAATATGACGCGACCGCCGCCACCCACTTTTGCACGCCCGCCGCCGGGTCAGCCGCTGCAGGCACCCTTCAATCGAGCGCCCTTCAACCAGCCGCCCATGCAACCGCAAccgcaacaacagcagcaaccacaaccaccacagcagctgcaaatgcagcagcaacagcaacaacagcacatgcaacagcagcagcagcaactacgCCCACTTTCGGCAGCCAGTgcacacaacaacaacgatgacgacgacgacgtgGTCATGGGTCCGGCGGTGACCCCGCTCAAGAGCTTCAATCCCAGGCCCGATCCCATGGGCGAGCCCCTCCTGGAGGACATGGAGCCGCCCTTCGAGACGAGCTCCCCAGCCGGAGAATCCAAAAAGGGGCTCGGCTTTA AGGGTGACAATGACAGCGGCGTGGATGAGTCCACTCAGGAGAAG GATCGCAACGGACCCAACTCGCCCAGTTCGCCCGTGAAAACGCCCACATCGACCTCATCGAAGCCGGACAAGTCGGGCACGTCGCGACCACCGAGTGCCACGCCCTCGAACAAATCAGCACCCAAGTCGCGCAGCGCCTCCAAGAATCGCTTGCTCCTCAAGACCCCCGAACCCGAGCCAGTCAAGAAAG TTCCAATGAACAAGGTACAAGTGGGACATGCGCCTTCGCCCAATCTGAAGGCGGTGCGCTCCAAGATCGGATCCCTGGACAATGCCACCTATAAGCCGGGTGGTGGCCACGTGAAAATCGAGTCCAAGAAGATCGACATCAAGGCGGCACCGCGCATCGAGGCCAAGAACGACAAGTACATGCCAAAGGGCGGCGAAAAGAAG ATAGTTACAACAAAGTTGCAGTGGAACGCCAAGTCCAAAATCGGTTCGCTGGAGAATGCCGCCCACAAGCCGGGAGGCGGGGACAAGAAGATCGAGACCCTGAAGATGGACTTCAAGGACAAGGCCAAGCCGAAGGTCGGCTCGACGGCCAATGTGAAGCATCAGCCGGGTGGCGGAGACATCAAG ATCCAAACGCAAAAACTAGAAATTAAGGCACAAAGCAAAGTTGGCTCTTTGGATAATGTAAAGCACAAGCCCGGTGGCGGTGAGAAGAAGATTTTCGATGATAAggattatttgaaaaatgttgaacACTCTGTTGCACTGACAACACCACCAACACAG AGTCCACTACCATCCATGACGGCTTCTGGCGctgatgaaaatttaaatcaacAAAGCTAA
- the LOC6538242 gene encoding basic proline-rich protein isoform X6 codes for MYSTAKDRSSSSQEVSPQDYPVQQQRAQSKSEYGVDSESVDRPSQPAQDYVPSKSTDSSVEPKKEPLRTQLNTGYSNSNTTLDSSDSVSKQQLRSQPIPEYQSNAYEAPRDERSQLQPQRSQPAADYSVYERQQRPPPSTIDYTTGYNAPPPPAPKDRTTLSRSNSRPTLSLNPKLQTLPNPEYVRPPPQNFVLPPQMRAAVGPPQPRPPFAGARPMVGMGPRPPMPPNMAARPPPLRTTDSKSNLLMGPPMRPGMPPQLNMQQARLPNAGGQLSPPGQGPPRPPGGFPWNPAGAPGMPPGAPGMPPGARPPQNMTRPPPPTFARPPPGQPLQAPFNRAPFNQPPMQPQPQQQQQPQPPQQLQMQQQQQQQHMQQQQQQLRPLSAASAHNNNDDDDDVVMGPAVTPLKSFNPRPDPMGEPLLEDMEPPFETSSPAGESKKGLGFKGDNDSGVDESTQEKDRNGPNSPSSPVKTPTSTSSKPDKSGTSRPPSATPSNKSAPKSRSASKNRLLLKTPEPEPVKKVPMNKVQVGHAPSPNLKAVRSKIGSLDNATYKPGGGHVKIESKKIDIKAAPRIEAKNDKYMPKGGEKKSPLPSMTASGADENLNQQS; via the exons ATGTATAGCACGGCAAAGGATCGCTCCAGCTCCAGCCAGGAGGTTTCTCCACAGGATTAcccagtgcagcagcagcgcgcTCAGTCCAAGTCCGAGTACGGCGTGGATTCCGAATCTGTAGATCGTCCTTCGCAACCCGCCCAGGACTATGTGCCTTCCAAGTCCACCGATTCATCTGTGGAACCAAAGAAAGAACCGCTAAGAACTCAGTTAAACACAGGCTATTCCAATAGCAACACCACTTTGGATAGCTCAGATTCAGTGTCCAAACAGCAGCTACGATCTCAGCCGATTCCAGAGTACCAGAGCAATGCATATGAGGCACCTAGGGATGAGCGCAGCCAACTGCAGCCACAGAGATCCCAGCCAGCTGCCGATTACTCCGTATACGAACGGCAGCAACGTCCGCCGCCGAGCACAATAGACTACACCACCGGCTATaatgcaccaccaccaccagcacccaAAGATCGCACCACCCTGTCACGCAGCAACTCGCGACCCACCCTCTCACTCAATCCCAAGCTCCAAACTCTACCCAATCCCGAGTATGTGCGACCACCACCACAGAACTTTGTCTTGCCACCGCAGATGCGTGCCGCCGTGGGGCCACCACAGCCGCGTCCACCGTTCGCCGGCGCCAGGCCGATGGTCGGAATGGGACCACGTCCACCCATGCCACCGAACATGGCGGCCAGGCCACCGCCGCTGCGCACCACAGACAGCAAGAGCAATCTGCTGATGGGTCCACCGATGCGGCCGGGCATGCCACCGCAACTCAATATGCAGCAGGCTCGCCTGCCCAATGCCGGCGGACAGCTGAGTCCGCCGGGCCAAGGACCACCAAGGCCACCAGGCGGATTTCCCTGGAATCCAGCCGGGGCACCGGGCATGCCGCCAGGAGCACCTGGCATGCCGCCTGGGGCACGACCTCCGCAGAATATGACGCGACCGCCGCCACCCACTTTTGCACGCCCGCCGCCGGGTCAGCCGCTGCAGGCACCCTTCAATCGAGCGCCCTTCAACCAGCCGCCCATGCAACCGCAAccgcaacaacagcagcaaccacaaccaccacagcagctgcaaatgcagcagcaacagcaacaacagcacatgcaacagcagcagcagcaactacgCCCACTTTCGGCAGCCAGTgcacacaacaacaacgatgacgacgacgacgtgGTCATGGGTCCGGCGGTGACCCCGCTCAAGAGCTTCAATCCCAGGCCCGATCCCATGGGCGAGCCCCTCCTGGAGGACATGGAGCCGCCCTTCGAGACGAGCTCCCCAGCCGGAGAATCCAAAAAGGGGCTCGGCTTTA AGGGTGACAATGACAGCGGCGTGGATGAGTCCACTCAGGAGAAG GATCGCAACGGACCCAACTCGCCCAGTTCGCCCGTGAAAACGCCCACATCGACCTCATCGAAGCCGGACAAGTCGGGCACGTCGCGACCACCGAGTGCCACGCCCTCGAACAAATCAGCACCCAAGTCGCGCAGCGCCTCCAAGAATCGCTTGCTCCTCAAGACCCCCGAACCCGAGCCAGTCAAGAAAG TTCCAATGAACAAGGTACAAGTGGGACATGCGCCTTCGCCCAATCTGAAGGCGGTGCGCTCCAAGATCGGATCCCTGGACAATGCCACCTATAAGCCGGGTGGTGGCCACGTGAAAATCGAGTCCAAGAAGATCGACATCAAGGCGGCACCGCGCATCGAGGCCAAGAACGACAAGTACATGCCAAAGGGCGGCGAAAAGAAG AGTCCACTACCATCCATGACGGCTTCTGGCGctgatgaaaatttaaatcaacAAAGCTAA